A DNA window from Polynucleobacter sp. AP-Titi-500A-B4 contains the following coding sequences:
- a CDS encoding NAD(P)H-dependent oxidoreductase subunit E: MNHPKPTKEVKAVAVATADDLRETIRRKSKLKGRQADDASVAEVRQLIGEAPHRRDLLIENLHKLNDEYRALHDRHLVALAKEMNLPMAEVYEVATFYHHFEVVRGNDPVADITVRVCDGIACELSGAQNLLSKLAAILGNPKVKVIAAPCVGRCEQAPVAVVHQYPVLFATTDKVKAAVGNQLTTQPMAKDDANFDPAALAEQGISPQGQNQAVSPDYVGYESYRAQGGYSLAKEIHEGKKDAETVIKAMESSGLRGLGGAGFPAGRKWRIVKDQAAPKLMAVNIDEGEPGTFKDRTYLERDPHRFLEGLLIAANVVGIDACYIYLRDEYHGCRELLEKELAKLKANPPFPIPNIELRRGAGAYICGEESAMIESIEGKRGEPRMRPPYIAQVGLFGRPTLEHNFETLYWVRDIIQRGPEWFSSFGRHDRKGLRSFSVSGRVKMPGVKLAPAGITIQELIDEYCGGMQDGHNFYGYLPGGASGGILPATMNDIPLDFDTLQPYGCFIGSAAVMVFSDKDKARDMALNVMHFFEHESCGQCTPCRVGTGKAAKLMQAKSWDQDTLEDLATVMVDASICGLGQAAPNPIRCIHKYFPEEIQ; encoded by the coding sequence ATGAATCACCCAAAGCCTACCAAGGAAGTCAAAGCAGTCGCAGTGGCTACTGCTGATGATTTAAGGGAGACCATTCGTCGCAAAAGTAAATTAAAAGGTCGACAAGCAGATGATGCTTCAGTTGCAGAAGTGCGTCAGTTGATTGGTGAGGCTCCACATCGTCGTGATTTATTGATTGAAAATCTCCATAAGCTCAATGATGAATATCGCGCATTACATGACCGTCATTTAGTCGCTTTGGCAAAAGAAATGAATTTACCAATGGCGGAGGTGTATGAAGTCGCGACTTTCTATCACCACTTTGAAGTCGTACGCGGAAATGATCCGGTTGCTGATATCACTGTGCGTGTTTGTGACGGCATCGCATGTGAATTATCTGGCGCACAAAATCTTCTTTCAAAGTTGGCAGCCATCTTGGGCAACCCCAAGGTTAAAGTGATTGCTGCCCCATGTGTAGGTCGTTGCGAACAGGCCCCTGTAGCCGTGGTGCACCAGTATCCAGTCCTATTTGCGACAACCGATAAGGTCAAGGCAGCAGTCGGTAATCAGTTGACTACTCAGCCCATGGCGAAGGATGATGCGAACTTTGATCCTGCTGCATTGGCAGAGCAAGGCATATCTCCACAAGGTCAGAACCAAGCGGTCTCGCCTGACTATGTGGGGTACGAGTCCTATCGTGCTCAAGGTGGTTACAGCCTTGCCAAAGAAATTCATGAGGGCAAGAAAGACGCTGAGACTGTGATCAAAGCAATGGAGAGTTCTGGTCTCCGCGGTTTGGGTGGGGCAGGATTCCCAGCAGGTCGTAAGTGGCGGATTGTGAAAGATCAAGCCGCGCCGAAGCTCATGGCGGTGAACATAGACGAAGGTGAGCCAGGTACATTTAAAGACCGTACTTATCTCGAGCGTGATCCACATCGTTTCTTAGAAGGTTTATTGATTGCAGCTAATGTTGTCGGTATTGATGCTTGCTATATCTACTTGCGTGATGAGTATCACGGTTGCCGTGAACTACTTGAAAAAGAATTGGCTAAGCTCAAAGCCAATCCGCCATTTCCAATTCCGAATATTGAATTGCGTCGTGGCGCAGGCGCCTATATTTGCGGTGAAGAATCCGCCATGATTGAGAGTATTGAAGGTAAGCGTGGCGAGCCCCGTATGCGTCCTCCCTACATCGCCCAAGTTGGCTTATTCGGTCGACCAACCTTAGAGCACAACTTTGAAACCCTCTACTGGGTGCGAGACATTATTCAACGTGGTCCAGAATGGTTTAGTTCATTCGGTCGTCATGATCGTAAAGGCTTACGCAGCTTCAGCGTGAGCGGACGTGTGAAGATGCCTGGTGTCAAATTGGCACCTGCTGGCATCACGATTCAAGAGTTGATTGATGAGTACTGTGGCGGCATGCAAGATGGCCACAATTTCTATGGTTACTTACCAGGCGGCGCATCTGGCGGTATCTTGCCAGCAACGATGAATGACATTCCACTCGACTTTGATACCTTGCAGCCTTATGGTTGCTTTATTGGTTCTGCAGCGGTGATGGTATTCAGTGACAAAGATAAGGCACGCGATATGGCGCTCAATGTCATGCACTTCTTTGAGCATGAGAGTTGTGGTCAGTGCACGCCATGCCGTGTGGGTACTGGTAAGGCAGCTAAGTTGATGCAAGCCAAGTCTTGGGATCAAGATACTCTTGAAGATTTAGCTACCGTGATGGTTGATGCTTCGATCTGCGGTCTAGGTCAAGCGGCACCAAACCCAATTCGCTGTATTCATAAATATTTCCCAGAAGAGATTCAATAA